Part of the Rhea pennata isolate bPtePen1 chromosome 17, bPtePen1.pri, whole genome shotgun sequence genome is shown below.
TCCATGGGTTTACTGCAATTCCAAAACAAAGATATGTAACAGAAAGAGGTACTGAGTTctaaaagttttttgttttctgtatcagTCATAAAATAACTCATGACACGTATCTTTACAGGAGATCAATCCCCTTCTacaacaaaaaagtgaaaaacaaagaaaatagtgAATAGCAAGTAGTTCACTTTGCAATTCTAACATATAAAATACGGAAAAAGACAGTGTAACTTTCTTCCATACAGGttactagaaataaaatgtaactaTTAATTAGTCCAGACATTTCTAACTATTCAAATAGAGTACCAGTTAGGTCTGTGGAGAGCCAGAATAAAGTTCTGGGTTATGTGTTTTGTTCCATAATATAGCAACCaaatttcacataaaaaaaaCTAACTAGTTTTAGAAAAGATGTGctgaaaaagcatttgaattttAAGCTTTCTGGAAGTGATTGTCTTTCTAAAGTTTTCACAGACCTGCAGGTCAGGCCCAACAAGATGTAACTGCATCTAATATTTTGCAATGCAAAGTAAAACTGCTTCTGATaattttatactatttttccttgggagatgataaaaaaaaaaatcaaaagaactgagataaagaaaaaaaaatcaaaatcttacCTGCATCTGTGTTATCTTTCTCAATAATGAGATTTAAATAAGTCTTTTCACTTGAAGATTCTTCAGCTAAAATCTAAAATGGAATCAACATAAAGACTATTATTCTaaatctgattaaaaagaaatcttaatttgaaatactgaaCACCAGTTTAAactttatgcttttttattttataagaaaCTGGTTAGAAATAGCAGTCCTGAGGCTTTACCCTGTATGTTCTCTTTGAAATGGTtcttttttatacatatattcctggatatattttgcttatttgttatttatgggaagaaaaatgtctcACTAATCTGTATGATTATTCAAACTAGAAGACATCTTTCAACTCAAGAATATtgatatttgaaagaaaaaaagcaatccaagaaattctgagaaagaaaggcTTTCAGGAAAGTTAGGACAGAAAAAACACTGTACCTTGGTTAGCAAGGTTTGCTTTGATGGTATGTGAATAAGATGGAGATTGCCACTTCTCTCACCAACCAcaagaaactgtttttcctgACACATACCAACCACATCCACATTAGTATCTGAAAAGTTCCAtaacaaaatgtgaaatattaagCTTTTGTTATTAATAGACTTCCATGTTTGAAACGCAGGAAGTGGACAATACAgcatcacagatttttttcagaagtatttacTTTGATAAAATCAAActgcaggaaaggaaatattACCATTTCAGTGAAGAGTTGACAAACACCCTAATTAAAttgtacagaaataatttttaataacataCAAAACcagcaataatattttattatgtagGCATATATTATAATGCTTCCTTTTACAGGATAGATAATCACACaggatatttttatattttctatacaaaaattacacatatttttaaaaagtcagtttgGACTTCTAGTTGATTACAAAGTGGTGAACTTACCAAACTGAATATGCATCTGAAGAGACTGGCCAGTACTGTCAAGAAGCACCACTGATCTGTCAACAACAATAATACTGCCATCCCTGGAGCTGCACGCATATAACTGTGGATTAACTGAAacctaggaaagaaaaggttatCATGGTTAGAGTATGTTGTAAAATATGACAAACAAGCTTTGATAATtactaagaaaaagaaagacgCGGTTCTGATGAATTCTACCTTCTCAGAAGATGTTATTTGAACTAGTGTATCCACTTGGTACAACGCAGTTCCACATTCCTGTCCTAAACCTACAGAGAGCCTCTCGCTTCCTGTGTCATCGTTTGCAAGGAGCTCAATATCATTCCACATGTTTGCCTACAATAAGCACGTGGGATAACACAGAAGCTAAAATAACATGCTTTAAGTTAGAAGGcccgtaaaaaaaaaaactctctctcCTCACCACCACACTCCCCCCGCCGCCTCAGCCCTTAAAATTGGCGGGAGCCCTGGCTGTCACTATCGGTCGCAGCGCAGGCCAAAATTCCTCCGGACGCGAACTACTTCCCGCCTGTTGCTAAGACACCACTTTCTCCCATCCCACCCCCAGAATGCACCGCGACCTCTCCCGCTCGCCGTCTCCTTCGCGCCCGCCCCATTGTTACATCCGGGTACtcagggggagagggagggcgGGGCTTGTTTTCTCGGTTcgcgagcgccgcggccgctgccgtTGTGGGAGGTTGAGTCTCTGCAAGCAGCTGGCGAGCGGAGCGGCGTCCCGAGCACTCGGCCATGGCGGTAGGTGGTGCTCCTCGCCGGGGGCTTTGGAGAGAGCTAAAGTTGGAagggggctgcggcgggagggggaaggaagagcgTCTGAGATGGGGAGGGCTGAGTCGGGAAGCCGTGTGCGCGGAGAGACAAAATGGCGCCCGCCGCTCCTTCCCCTGCCGGCGCCATGATGGGCCTCGGGAGGAGGTGGCCGCTTTTCACTGCCAacccctttccccttttccagaAGTTTCTACTTCGTTTTTCTGGGCTTGAGTATAAGCGGAGCGGGCTTGTGGCCTGAGTGCTGCTGTTTCCTGCCCCGGGAAAGGAGCAGTACAGTTTAGAAGCAGGCATTTCTCAGAGGACTGCGGAGCATAAGCCCTctggaagggaggaaagggaggatCGTTTTGGCGGTTGGATCTTGTTCAGTTCCAGTTCATgcagctttctctctctctctctttttttttttttttttttttttactttgtgtgtgtgtttgattaTAGGCCTGTTACTTAAACTAACTGCACTGAGTGATTGgttactttcttttattcttgtcTCCACCCCTCTTCCATGGTTAACGACGATGGGAAACATCTTTGCTGTACTTCGGCCACTTTATCTTTACTTGGAGTCTAAGAAAAACACTGCTGACACTATTGTTTATGTTCGTATATGACATAAGATTGTAGCTTTATCCCGTGTAAAATTCGTGTGGTCTGGAAATGTATGGATGTATTTGTCCCATAATTGAGACGAAAAATGAACAAGAGTAGTTAGGTAAACATGGTGtgtttttaggttttttttttttttaaacaaatcttatTCACTTGAAAGTGCAGAAAAATTGGAATCTAAATCTGAAGTGGTAAAATTCATCAAAGTTCAATAGTGAAACAGAATAAGAGGACCACATGTGTTTGGAGAAACTTACCTTCCTgcttgaaaaagaatttttgtcaGCTTATGTAATTTAACCTGTTaagaataaagatgaaaaatttctGTAAGAGTAACCGAAGAATTTTAGACTTGTAGTTTTGCCCATAGGTAATTAGCATTACTTTTGAGATTCTTCTTAAGTAACAAATGAGGATTCAGTGAAATCCTGAGCTTGTGGCCAATCTGTATATGCTTTAACAACTGAGAGTAGTCTTACTGAAGTTGATCAGTATCTCTGTTTTTGTAGGGTTGAGAGATTGCTGTAAGGAATGGTGTCCATGAGCATTAATGAACAGTAATGTATGTAAATAATGAGGCTGATAGCCTTGAAAAATGTGGCAGTGGGCTCAATTCCTGCTAGATACAACATTAAAAATCCCAGTTAACTTAGATTGCAGACCAGTGTTTTTCTTAGCCTcataaaacttcaaaatgttGATTCTATGTAAATCTCTATGTAAATTACTTTGAAACTTTCATTAGTTGAGTCTTTTGGAAACCTTACATGAAAAAGGGGAGTGACTGGATAGATTGGTGAGAAAGCTTTTAACAAAGTGTAGATGAACAGATGAGATGAATGTGGAATGCCAAGGATTGTGTTGGCTAAGTCACAAATAGGAGAGtcattttctattctttatCTAATGTTCTAAGAGTTTTCATGAGAGTGGGTGGGAtatcaaaattgttttcagaaatgtaacTGAGACTATAAGGAAAGTTCTGCTGTAGATGCAGTCTCTCAGTGttccctgctcctttccagaTAATggtatgttttgaaataaataatgttatAGCAGGGTAATGGGGAAGTAAACAGCTACCTTGTACCTCTCGCCATACGAGATTGAACTGTGGATGTATTTTTGTGCACACACAAGTTGGTAAAGATTTGGATAGACTAAAAAATGGAAGGTAAAATACAAGTCTTAAGAATTAACTGTAGTGTTTCGTGAAGAAAGCCAAGCATTAATACACAGTGTTTTAACCATAATGATCAAGAAAGCTAAATTGATGTTCATAGCATCTGTTGCGATTTGacaaaaaaatgactgtttagatttcaaaataatgaCTATAAATCACCATCTGGCTGGTTGTCACATCTCTTGCTTAGTTTACAAGTAGAAATACAGCTGACTGAACCCAGCTGAAGACTTGAACCTATATAGATTTCCATTTCTGATCAGTAGCGTTCTCTGGGCCAAATTGTCCTTGGTGAAACCTTGTGCAGCCACATAATGTTGAGAAGGTTTGATAATGCCTTCCATTTACCTGATGAAAGCAAGAGAGGTCAATGAATCTGTGAAAGTCTTAATGAGGTTATTTTCATCCTTTCAATATATACTCTTTCCATTCCATCCCTTCTATTGTACTGCAAACCCATTGTAAACATTTGCTTCTCTCAAAGTTATATCACAGTCTTGATTGTTTCACACCAAAAGGTATTTTTAGCTTTAGGGGAGTGGTTGGAAGGGATAGAGGGAATATGCTTTTCATCCAGACTTTGTCTTTTAAGGAAATCTGATACAAAAAGTGTTGGTATATGTAGATGTGACCTATATGCACTCTTACAAATACCCATTTTTGcatagagcaaaaaaaaaaaaaaaaaaaaaagaggtttttcaTTATTCAAAAGTTACTAGTTCTAAAATACTGTGAACATATTAGTCTAGCACTATAATATGTTATACcttatttaatttctcttcagaGTTCATACTCTATCTCAAAAGATTGTGAGGGTTGTGTGCTATATGCCTCAGAAGTGCCCTAACTTGTAAGGTGCCTTAGACCTGCTGGGACAGCGTAGTACTTAAGTAATCTTAGTGACCTAAATGTTTAAAGGTGGTTGACCTACAAACAAAACCATTTAGCgaaaaatgaatcaaaaccTGTATAAAGTATAATCTCATTGAAATTTCCCCcaaattttggaaaaagtaaATTACAGTCTAACATAACAAAGAGGTGAAATGCTTATTGTATGTTAGTTCTCCTAAGTGTCTAAATTTAATGGGTGTACAGTTACATAGTTTGCTGTGAGTTTATCAAGCTAGTGCCTAAATAACAGTGGGATGGTTACTCCTGAGATCTTTTTGAtggaaagtaattttaattgtgttttcagaataaactttcaaaaattactttgtttGCACTGATTACTGATACTAAGAGATGCTTCTTTTGTACCAGTATGGTCTTAAATAAacaggaatatatatttttttggtcctaagttttcagttttgttaatTAAATATTCTGTCTTTGTATGTAGGGTAGTGATACAGAACGAGATGGAGTAGCCCCAGAGAAGTCCTctccagaaagagagaagaaaaaggaacaatCAGATGCATCTAATTCTCCTAGAACATCAAAACATCATTATTCAAGATCACGTTCACGGTCAAGGGAAAGAAGACGGAAGTCAGGTATGCTCCTTACGGAATCAAAATCACTTTAATTGCAGGTTTACTTAAATCTTGTGGCTAACAGGATATTACAGTGTAATTGAGACTTAAAGGTAGGATATTTTTCATCCGGATAATTGACAGGTATCctcagagaaaattaaattagatGTTACGGAGATTAAATTTCCCGGTCTCTTTCAGGAAAGATATTTCGTGGTAGTGCTATCTTCAATCTTAATGATTGAAATGCTAAGGGAGAGGGTCAATGTTCAGGGGCTATAGTGAGGaggataataataaaaatagttctgggggagaggggatgaaaaaagaaaagatactgtAAGTTTGTCTTCATTTTAGTTAGATATCTTTAGACTAAGACAATTTTGCATGGtctgtaataaaaattaagttACTCTGCATGAAAAAGTAGACTGTGACTGGAAGATGgtgaaactgcattttttttttcactctcaaAGCTGAAgtaatgcaaacaaacaaaggaCTAGCAGTAGTGACTAGATTACACGTTCTGAATTAATGTTCTTAATCTGCTCTAATAGTGGATGGTAGGGTCTCTTTAAGTCCTTATACTTGACTTTCAAGGGTGGAACAGCTGAAAGGAACCTGAAAGATTGTagcaaattgatttttttttcttagtaaatAATAGTAAATGTCTCTGTCCCCCCTACAGataatgaaggaagaaaacacagaagccGGAGCAGAAGCAAAGAGGTAATTAACACTTTGTAGTGTTTAGGTAATTGTACaatacatctttaaaagtaTCTTGTAGTAATGCACATATGTGTAAACCTATATAAATGACTTTATGGTAAGTACAAAAAAATTGGAAacttttaagattaaaaatggATATGGAGATCCTTTCGTAGTGAAGCATGATTGCAGCCATCATGTTGACAAGGTAATAGCTTTATAGAAAAGTGCATTCAGAAACTAgtaacttaatttctttttttttgtggaaacaGCCAAATGAAAGAATTCATATGGAGAAGTAAAATGGTGTTCTTGATGACTGTTTCACAGAGCTTCCATTAGTCTAAGACCTTCTGTGGCTTTATACCTGTCCAACATTCAGGACTTTGAAAGATACATACTCATCTTCTTAAgtatatttgttaaaaataattcccCACCTGACTAAGCTCTGTTTATTGCATCCTTCAGTTGTAAAGACTGTTACAGCTTGACAAACAATGTCAGCAAAGGTCAGCGAAAGTATGACAGTGGCAACAAAAATTTCAGAGGGctgtctcagaaaaaaaaaagaaaaaaatacttcagggGAGTGAGAAGAGACAGCGTCAATAATACGTTGGAAATAACTGGCTTAACCACCAGAGAAGAGATGAAACAAGCAAACCAGGAGCATCAAAAATAGTCAGAAAGGAAGCTTAAGCCATGTGGGGCAATAGCAGGCTGTGTCAGAGGAGGGGCTTTTAACTTTAACACGGGTCAGGAACTTCTCCTTCTCCCATTCCAATGGAAGctctgtttaaaaaaggaaaaagaaaaaaaaaaggaaaaagaaaaataatctaggAGAGTTTTTGTGAAATTGAATATATTGTTTAGATCACATGATAACATTTCTATAATAAATCATACTCAGCGTGCTAATGCGCGAAGAGACTGAACTGAAGACGCTGCAGACTCAGATAGCAAAATTATAAGCCTACTTCATGATAAGGTAACTATTAGTCATTCAAACTCatatttcccttaaaaatatcttaaatccTTTATGGGATATAATGGTGTTTTATTACTAAGTGTGTGCCTGgaagcctgatttttttttattgttttaatgttCAGAAAAGATGTTCCTCATTTAAAACTGTGTCCAGTGTTTTACCATGGTGTTAGATCTAAGTTAATCTTacacaatttatttaaaactttctaaGTTTTGCTGTGTGAACAGATTGTATGTATAATGACCTACAGTAGATTGAGTTACTCTTTCCATTCACTTGTGAGATCGAGCTCTTTGCCCATAGAGTAAATACTGCTTATCAAAACTTCAATATGTACATCAGAACAGCTGCTAACATCATATACATttgaaattagtattttatgAATATGATTTAGTGAGATTAATACAATTCTTTGTAGAAGTAATATCTTACATAAAAGTACAGCTATATAGTTTAAGAAGTAATTGTTCAAGGAGTAAAAATGAAGTACTGTAAGAACAGGAAGACTTAAAATATGTCAGATGTGTATACATGAAGAATGATAGTGGAATATTTAGAATCTGAACTATAGTAATAAGCTGTTGGAAAGACTTGGATAAGTGGATGCGAACTAGTTACAGTAGCTCTTCTAGACTTATTTTTTTGAGTGAGCATTATGGTTATGGGAAAGGATTTGTAAGTATTTAACAGAGCAGGTTTAGATAAGCGAGAAAACTCTGAACCATTGAATTTTAATCTAAGATGACTATATCATGCTTAAATTGCAATTTGAAACAGAACACTAAAATGTAAGCCCACATAAGTGGGCTATGCTTCTTGTGCTAGAAAGGTTTTCAGAATAAACTGGATATATTAAGAAAAGGTGTTGATGTCATGACTTAGTCTCTATGGAAAACACTGGCAAAAATCAGGCCTGACCTTGCTAAGTATTTTTGGCATTGCAGCTATAAAAAGGaatctttttttaagaggcGCTGCAGGAAGAAATTGCGGTATAGTATAGCAGCAtatcttaaatttaaaactacTGTGGGAGGTCTCAAAGTGATGCATGTTACTTTTAAGTACTAAAAATGAGATGTTGGCCATGTAACTTCTTattggtttgctttttaaaaactgttggAAGTTACTGACTGAAGAGAGTCTTGTAAAGATTAAAGTTAACTATCTAATAATGCATAGAAGAATtctttaatttcaaaagcagGTTAGTTTGTCTACAACTGTGTGCATTTTAATAATTGTTTCTACATGATAGGCTGTAGATAAAAATTAAACTGCAAATGTGAGCATTCAAATATGTGCATATTCATATATTCTCAGACCCTTAAAGATAGGAACATACTATGTGTTTGGAATAGAGAAAGTAACTGAGTGACAGTTGTTAGAATGCATTGAACTCTCATGTGGAAGCACTGTAAAGATACCTTGATTGGTGCTTTAGAAATACTTTAgatagtggggggggggggtgggggtcgGGGAATGATAGTTTGCATTTGCAACATTGTGTAGTCGGTGGCATTAGGTAAAATAGCCATCACTCATGATTGAGCCACACTCCTAAGGTTACTAATGTTGCATCACAACTTatcattttttatcttttgataCCCATACTAACTCTCTTTGTTGCACTATTTTCCTGAAAGAACCAACTTCTTCTTAAAACAGGCAAGAAGACATGAATCCAAAGAGAAGTCCTCCAAGAAGCACAAATCTGAAGACCACAATGACAAAGAACATTCTtctgacagaggaagagagagccTAAATTCATCTGAAAATGGTGAGGACAGACATAAAcgcaaagaaagaaaatcatcaAGAGGGAGGAGTCACTCAAGATCCAGATCTCGTGAAAGgtaaattgttttaaatgttttctttttcttaaaatacattcattaaAATAGCCTTTGGAATTTGTGTAGATTTCTGAAATAGAATTGAATTATATTCATAACATAATTTAACTCCAAAGCACCAATTTATATcatacattttgattttgattacATTGTTACTACTTGTTTTTTGGGGATGATTCTGAGCAAAGTATTTCTAGTGCTTATCTGGGCATTCTGACTAATGCTAACTCAAGTTTGCAACTGTCATATAGAGTGTATATGAAATGTTGCCTGTTGTCAGTGACAGGAAAGGAGATGCAGTGTCATTGCTTTTTGTATTCTAATCAAGAATTTACCTAAAAACAGTGCTGTGTATGCCTCCTTATGCAGTAGGCCACCTAGCATACTCGTGGTGGGAGCATTGCTTGGGGCAAGTTAGTTGTTGCCTGCAGAATCTTTCAGCCACCTCTGTGCGTAGTTGAAGGGCCAGTAAGTAAATATAATAGCAAGGAACCAACTAATGATATACTGAGGGGCTGAGTGCAGTTCAAGAGCTGAAATCTGGGCATTGCTTCCCAGCTCTTCCGAGGTATTGGAATATCTTGGGGAGGGGAAGAGTTACTTTGAATTTAAGGCTTCTGTATTTGATGAATTTGGCCACAGGTTTATGCTGAGGcatgaacaaatgaaaatagctATACTGATGAGTGTGGTTGTGTATTTAAGCTCTAAATAAGTCACTTTGCTGTTGTGATTGGTGATAATGTTTGGTTCCTGTCTCATTTCATCTCCTAGCCTTATAATTTGAACTGTTCCAGACATAAAGTCTTCTGCATGTAGTTTGTCACCTCCTTCACCCCACCTGATGCATTTTGTCCTGTATTGACAAACCTGTGTATGACCCCTAAGTAGAAGCAAAACTTAAATATGAGAATATATGTAAGAATTTGGGATGTGTGTTTCAGACGTCACCGTAGTAGAAGCCGTGATAGGAAAAAATCCCGATCTcgcagcagagagagaaagcgccGCATAAGATCTCGTTCTAGATCAAGATCTAGACACAGACATAGAAGTAGAAGTAGAAGCAGGACTAGGAGCAGAAGCAGGTAAGTGCTAACTTCAACATACTTAATGTTCTTCAGTTGACTGGTCTGTGGGTTCTGTTGTATAGAAGAATGCTAGATTTGGCTAGTTAAAGGCTATTCAGTGTAACTAAAtggtgttttttcctttcagttttgttgACCAAACATAAGGTACTTGTGCATACACTGTCTATGGAAATATTTGTCCCAGACAGCTTAAGTGTCTCAGGTTCATTTCTTTTTCGACTTTTCGTAGCATGATTCCGTGTTACCAGTTAGAAATGCTTAATTTAGAGTTAATTTTGTGGCTACTGTCTGAAATCACCATTTTAGTCTCTTTCTGACACtacagagagaaagcaagtaACTTAGTATTTTGAGTAGTATACCACAGTTCAAGCTCTTTTAGTTTCTTATATCACAACTTAATTTACTATTTTAGTGAACAGTATTTAAGTAGGAAAAACCAAAGAATGAGAAGCAACTAACCCTTTTGTGTTTGATAGTAGAGGAGTGTGGTCAGCAGAgcactactttaaaaatactgtttctttctttctttccatataTCATATATCTTTATATCTTAAAAGGGAAGTTTAACTGGAATCACTGGTTGTCAGAGATTCTGCTCAGTGTACTTCCTAATCTTGATAAGCTCTGTGAACTTTAAAAGTCAGCTGTGAAATGTAATGTTTTCTGTGCTACAGTTAATAGGCTGTGGCTTGAACTTCTGTTGACGGTTCTTTGCATAATCTCAAACTCATATCTGGGTGATCTGTCCTTACGTGGTCTTTCTGTTCTGTGAATGTGTGGAAGGTTCACAGTTCTTCTGTTGCATTGCTCTGATCATATGCTAAGTGGAAAACATGACACCATCTGGTTGTTTCAAGCTGAGTTGCTCAAATGCAAAAGctcaaattctttcttctttgatgTTTACCAGTGCAATAAAGCATCAGACCAAAGACAAGACCAAATTACAATAGCGAGCACAGTAAAAATGAAGGTGTCTTTGAAATGTGCATTATATGTTATCTAGGAATGCAGATCTATCACTCCCAGTGGCTATGTTTGTATCTTGCCATCTTCTAGTAGATCAGTCTTACCTCCTTTGTCTTCTGCCAGATTTATAATATAAACAAGGAGCTCTTTTGTAACTTCAAACTAAGTATAACGACATTTGTGGAAGCTACaaaaattgcaaacaaaaagTAATAGCTGAATGCTATTTAGAGAGGCTGTTTTAATGCTAGTTAGCAGTTATCTCAAATGGTTCATAAtaatatttaagcaaaaaaaaacctgcagaacTGTGCTTTGTGcatcttttaatttgtttatggCAAATCTAGGAAAATGCAAGCAATTTTTCTTGTTACTTAATTTTGTCAGGTATTTCCAGAAtcatagttttttttgtttagaacATTAATGTCAAAGGCTTAAATGGGAGAAACCTTTATCTCTTGTAGTTATTGGTAGTACTAGCAAACAGAACTACTTGTAGTGGTGCTACCTTTGTGTTTTGAGTAGCTATCACTTATATGGGAGTAGCTGTACATGTCATTGGAAGAACTTAATTGGGAAAAAGGGGAGGGAGCTACTAAAGGAGAGTTGCACACTGAAAATTTCGGGAGGGTTGCTAAAAAGTATGTTTAACTAggtgcttttcatttttcagcctTCAGATAATGCATGTATCACATCTCCCTGCACAGATACTGTCTTACTCCAGAGCAAAAACAGGACAGCTCGTGTTTAAACCAGCTATTTCATTTGGTTCAATGTCCTGTCTCAAAGGGTAGCCCAAAGCGTGTTTAATGGAGAGcatacagagaaggaaaggatgGTCACTTTCCTAAGTATTACTACAATTTTTGACTTGGATCTCCTTAAACTTTTACGAGTGCTCGTTTTTAACGTGTTATTAGTGCTATGAGGTCTTCCATggttttaaaacattcttttgacTTGATCTGTTTGAATGTTTGCTTGCAAATGAAAGTTACACAATGATTTTTCTTGTCAGGATTTAGGATGAAGGTCTCTTGAGCAGATCTGTTTGGGCTATCAATGTTTGGTGAACCCACTAAAACAGAAGATGTTTTAAATACTAGGTAATAGGATAAACTAGCAGTTAAAGTTACATGTTTTTTTACATCATGCAGCTAGAAATCTTGGATTTTAGCTCTGTCTTGTTACCATGAGAGTACGACTGTTGGTTCCACGGTTCCAGTACCTTCTCTATGCAAAAGCTGTTCTTGAGAGCACTCAAAATTAATCTTGCAATTTTCCAAAGTCACAGTCAAATAACTTGTGAAATGCTGAACATACGTAGTGTGTTTTACCAACTGTCTTAAATttgatttcagagaaagaaagaaaagaattgaaaagCCCCGAAGGTTTAGCAGGAGTCATAGCCGGAGTCCAAGTCCGCCACCTTTTCGTGGACGAAATACAGCTATGGATGCGCAGGAAGCATTAGCCAGAAGgtcagaaataaagattttgacATGACATGACATAAGCAGGTGTTGAcatatttgcatattaaaatgttcttttgcatttatttctagattggaaagagcaaagaaattgcaagaacagagagagaaagaaatggtcgaaaa
Proteins encoded:
- the RSRC2 gene encoding arginine/serine-rich coiled-coil protein 2 isoform X1 codes for the protein MAGSDTERDGVAPEKSSPEREKKKEQSDASNSPRTSKHHYSRSRSRSRERRRKSDNEGRKHRSRSRSKEARRHESKEKSSKKHKSEDHNDKEHSSDRGRESLNSSENGEDRHKRKERKSSRGRSHSRSRSRERRHRSRSRDRKKSRSRSRERKRRIRSRSRSRSRHRHRSRSRSRTRSRSRERKKRIEKPRRFSRSHSRSPSPPPFRGRNTAMDAQEALARRLERAKKLQEQREKEMVEKQKQQEMAAAAAATGGSVINVAALLASGTQVTPQIAMAAQMAALQAKALAETGIAVPSYYNPAAVNPMKFAEQEKKRKMLWQGKKEGDKSQSAEIWEKLNFGNKDQNVKFRKLMGIKSEDEAGCSSVDEESYKTLKQQEEVFRNLDAQYEMARSQTHTQRGMGLGFTSSMRGMDTV
- the RSRC2 gene encoding arginine/serine-rich coiled-coil protein 2 isoform X2; protein product: MHLILLEHQNIIIQDHVHGQGKEDGSQIMKEENTEAGAEAKRTNFFLKQARRHESKEKSSKKHKSEDHNDKEHSSDRGRESLNSSENGEDRHKRKERKSSRGRSHSRSRSRERRHRSRSRDRKKSRSRSRERKRRIRSRSRSRSRHRHRSRSRSRTRSRSRERKKRIEKPRRFSRSHSRSPSPPPFRGRNTAMDAQEALARRLERAKKLQEQREKEMVEKQKQQEMAAAAAATGGSVINVAALLASGTQVTPQIAMAAQMAALQAKALAETGIAVPSYYNPAAVNPMKFAEQEKKRKMLWQGKKEGDKSQSAEIWEKLNFGNKDQNVKFRKLMGIKSEDEAGCSSVDEESYKTLKQQEEVFRNLDAQYEMARSQTHTQRGMGLGFTSSMRGMDTV
- the RSRC2 gene encoding arginine/serine-rich coiled-coil protein 2 isoform X3; the encoded protein is MIRTNFFLKQARRHESKEKSSKKHKSEDHNDKEHSSDRGRESLNSSENGEDRHKRKERKSSRGRSHSRSRSRERRHRSRSRDRKKSRSRSRERKRRIRSRSRSRSRHRHRSRSRSRTRSRSRERKKRIEKPRRFSRSHSRSPSPPPFRGRNTAMDAQEALARRLERAKKLQEQREKEMVEKQKQQEMAAAAAATGGSVINVAALLASGTQVTPQIAMAAQMAALQAKALAETGIAVPSYYNPAAVNPMKFAEQEKKRKMLWQGKKEGDKSQSAEIWEKLNFGNKDQNVKFRKLMGIKSEDEAGCSSVDEESYKTLKQQEEVFRNLDAQYEMARSQTHTQRGMGLGFTSSMRGMDTV